From one Rattus norvegicus strain BN/NHsdMcwi chromosome 7, GRCr8, whole genome shotgun sequence genomic stretch:
- the Or10u3 gene encoding olfactory receptor Olr1061 produces MSNSGLRKNGSLSFCSEFTLVALSSLAELQPVLFLVFLVTYLFTVGGNLTIICVIWVTRSLHTPMYFFLANLSFLEMCYISSVVPQMLVHLLVQIKTISVRGCAVQMYIFTILGLTECCLLATMAYDRFVAICHPLHYTLRMGPSACLKLAGASWMTGILVESAQTTWIFTLPFCGAGTIQHFFCDIMPVVKLACVDTSQNEIVIFIISLIFIMSPCLFILCSYVRIILTILKMPSAAGRHKAFSTCSSHILVVSLFYGTALFTYLQPKSLHTPDTDKATALMYTVVTPALNPVIYTLRNKEVKEAFHKATQRKLHRQKD; encoded by the coding sequence ATGTCTAATTCAGGCCTCAGGAAGAATGGAAGCCTGTCTTTCTGCAGTGAATTCACATTGGTAGCCCTTTCTTCTCTAGCAGAGCTGCAGCCTGTCCTCTTTTTGGTGTTCTTGGTTACCTACTTGTTTACTGTGGGAGGAAACCTCACCATCATCTGTGTGATCTGGGTCACCCGTTCTTTGCACACACCCATGTATTTCTTCTTGGCCAACCTCTCCTTTCTGGAGATGTGCTATATCAGTAGTGTGGTGCCTCAGATGCTGGTGCACTTGCTGGTGCAGATCAAGACCATAAGTGTGAGAGGCTGTGCAGTTCAGATGTATATATTCACCATCTTGGGGCTGacagaatgctgccttctggcAACTATGGCTTATGATCGCTTTGTGGCTATTTGTCATCCACTGCATTACACTCTGCGGATGGGCCCTTCTGCCTGTTTGAAATTGGCTGGTGCATCTTGGATGACTGGGATCCTCGTAGAATCAGCCCAGACCACCTGGATCTTCACTCTGCCCTTTTGCGGAGCAGGAACAATTCAGCACTTTTTTTGTGACATCATGCCTGTGGTAAAATTAGCTTGTGTGGATACTTCCCAGAATGAAATTGtgatatttattatttctcttaTCTTCATTATGAGCCCCTGTCTCTTCATTCTGTGCTCCTATGTCCGCATTATTCTGACCATCTTGAAAATGCCCTCAGCAGCAGGCAGACACAAAGCTTTCTCTACCTGCTCTTCTCATATCctggttgtttctcttttctatggCACTGCCTTGTTTACTTATCTCCAACCCAAGAGTTTACACACCCCAGACACCGACAAGGCTACTGCTCTCATGTACACTGTGGTCACCCCTGCTCTGAATCCTGTTATCTACACTTTGAGAAACAAGGAAGTGAAAGAAGCCTTTCACAAGGCAACACAGAGGAAACTTCATAGACAAAAAGACTAG